In the genome of Dermacentor variabilis isolate Ectoservices chromosome 5, ASM5094787v1, whole genome shotgun sequence, one region contains:
- the mRpL9 gene encoding mitochondrial ribosomal protein L9 → MLKTTPSRTVSLLRSLRSPVREQIRTTKILRRVVPPLLSKLWYKKPRWLTKENYIYVCDEITEQKKKPNIDVILTQFVEGLGNKWDVVSVRPFYGLSHLIVPGLALYATPENLKLREKMRVGKEDLGPVFSTRTSPVIIRMLKSTIIRLPMNRDQGWTVEPWHLRTALRQAGITVPEEAIELPETPITGPDYTGKENKVFLANIYVNKVDRGMIPFRIQHVGKAVRVDEGSEVPFEKLPVEALFPEQEATLQELFPAKFKPRQHSDTTTSPIKPTASS, encoded by the exons ATGTTGAAAACAACACCTTCACGGACCGTGAGTTTGTTAAGGAGCCTCCGATCACCTGTCCGTGAGCAAATCAGG ACAACCAAGATACTGAGGCGAGTTGTCCCACCGCTTCTGTCGAAACTATGGTACAAGAAGCCCCGATGGCTGACAAAAGAAAACTACATTTACGTCTGTGACGAAATCACTGAACAGAAGAAGAAGCCAAACATCGACGTCATTCTCACTCAGTTTGTCGAAG GGCTCGGAAACAAGTGGGATGTTGTGTCTGTGAGGCCATTTTATGGCCTGTCACATCTGATTGTTCCAGGATTGGCCCTCTATGCTACaccagaaaatttgaaacttcgTGAGAAAATGAGGGTG GGAAAGGAAGACTTAGGTCCAGTGTTTAGTACCCGAACTTCTCCGGTG ATAATTCGCATGCTCAAATCCACAATCATCAGGCTTCCCATGAACAGGGATCAAGGATGGACTGTTGAGCCATGGCATCTCAGGACCGCACTTCGACAAGCG GGTATTACTGTACCTGAAGAGGCCATAGAGCTTCCCGAGACACCCATTACTGGACCGGACTATACTGGAAAAGAAAACAAGGTGTTCCTTGCCAATATTTAT GTGAACAAGGTTGATAGAGGCATGATCCCCTTCCGGATCCAACATGTTGGCAAGGCTGTCCGGGTGGATGAAGGTTCAGAGGTGCCATTCGAGAAACTACCGGTCGAAGCTCTCTTTCCCGAGCAGGAGGCAACACTTCAAGAGCTCTTCCCAGCAAAATTCAAGCCACGTCAGCACTCGGACACCACAACATCACCAATAAAGCCAACTGCTTCTAGTTAA